DNA sequence from the Desulfobacteraceae bacterium genome:
ACCGGGCCCGGGGGGAGGCCTCGCGGTATCACAAGGCCCGAGGGGAGGTACTTTTAGAGAACAGGCGCTTCAATGAGGCCATCGGCGAGTTTCAGATCAGCATCAGCATGAATCCGGCCAACATCCGGGCGGGCGAACTGCTGCTGAAAGCCCGCAACCTCAAGGAGGCCGACCATTACTTCACCAAGGCCGAAACCATGGTCAAGGTCGAAAAATATGACCAGGCCCGGGAGCTTTTTCAAAAGGCCCTGGAGTTGAATCCCGACAGCCAAGACGCCCGCGAGGCACTGTCTTATTTTGAAAAAAAGGAAGCGTTCCCCCCAAAGTTCAATCTGAAGCTGAAATCCCGCGCCCCGATCTCTTTGAAATTCAAAAACTCCCCGATTCTCAACGTGTTCGAGGTGCTCACGAAGCTTTCCGGGATCAATTTCATTTTCGACAAGGACCTGCAGGACAACCGGGTGACGCTTTTCATGACCGATGTGTCTTTTGACCATTTCCTGGAGGTGCTGCTGAAAACCAGCAACCTGGCCGCCAAGGTGGTGGATGAAAAAACCATGATGGTGTATGCCAAGACCCCCGCAAAGGGGAAGGAATACCAGGATCTTCAAATCCGTACCTTTTACCTGAGCACCTTGGAGGCGCCGAAAGTGGTCGAGATGTTGTCCAAAATTTTCAAGAGCGATGACATCAGCGCCAATGAGCAATTAAACACCGTCGTGGTCCGGGGACCCAAGGAAGTCATCGAACTGTCCGGAAAAATCATCGAAGCCAATGACCGCGCCCCGGCCGAGGTCCTGCTGAATATCGAGATTCTTGAGGTCAGCCGTACAAAAGAAAAGCAGCTTGGCCTGGATTTCAACCCGTATTCCCTGACCCTGGGGGTCGGGGAGTCGGCCCCCAACATCAGTTCCGACTCCACCTTCGCCAATCTGGCGTCCCTGGGGGCTTTGGGGGATATTACCAGCAACGAGCTTCTGCTGGCGGTTCCGACGGTGACCCTGAACTTCCTCAAACAGGACACGGATACCCGGATTCTGGCCAAGCCGCAGCTGAGGGTTCGCAACCGGGAAACTTCCTCGATTCTGATCGGCTCGCGGGTCCCCCTGCGCACCAACCGGCGGGTGGACACCACCGGTGTGGTCACCAATGATTTCCAGTACTTCGATATCGGCGTGAAAGTGAATGCGGAGCCGACCATCAACCTCCACGGGGAAATCTCCTTGAAACTGACCCTGGAGCTCAGTGCGCTGGGACCCAATATCGGAACTGCCGATGACCCCCAGTATGAAATCCTGACCCGGACCGTCAACACGGTGATGACCGTCCGGGACGGCGAGCCGGTCATCGTCGGCGGCCTGATCCAGGAGGACGAGCGCACCACCGTTCGAAAGCTGCCCTTCCTGGGGGAGGTTGCAGCCATGGGAAGCATTTTTTCCAACACCGAATCGCGGGCGAACGAAACCGATGTCCTCTTCACCTTCACCCCGATGCTTGCCAGGGCCCAGGAAGTGCCCGGGACCGACGTGCAGGCCTTTTGGTCGGGAAGCGAACAGGACTATTCCCTCAGAGAGCCCTACAGCAGTTATCTGGACAGAAAACAGCAGTACCGCGAAAAACCGGAGAAGGGCCTCTTGGAACACCTCAACCGGCGCGGCCGGGAGGCATCCGCCGGGGACCTGCCGGGGGGGCTCAACGCTCCTGGGTCCGCCCTCCCATCGCCCGGGGGACCGCCCCTGACCACCTCCCGCGCCCCCCGAGAGACTCTCGTCTGGCCGGTCTCACTGCCCTACAGCATTGAGGTAAACGCCTTCAGCCGGGAAGAGGAGGCGCAGCGGCGGCTTCAGGAGATCGCCGGGCAAACCGGTTTTGAATCTTTCACCTTGGTGACCCGCGCTTCTGACGAGGAACCCATTTACCGGGTCTTCGTCGGCAAATTCAAAGACCACGAAAGTGCCCGGCACGCCGGTGAAGAGCTGAAAAAATCGCCCCTTTTTGCCGAGGATATTCACGTCGTGGCGCGTTCCGAGGCCCTGGCTGACTGATGGCGCTTCGGCTTTTCAGATCCGACGCCGGCGTCACCCTGATCGAGCTGGTCGTCACCTTGACCATACTATCGGTGCTGGCCATGGGGATCATGCCCTTATCGGTCATATCCGCCAAACGCGCCAAGGAACTCGAGCTGAAGAGAAATCTGCGCACCATCCGCATGGCCCTCGACGCGTACAAAGAGCGGGTCGATAATGGGGAAATCCCCAAGGAAGCCTTTTCCAGTGGTTATCCCAAGAATCTCGAAATTTTGGTGGAAGGGGTGGAGATTCAAGGCCCGGTGCCTTACAAGGTAAAATTCCTCAGACGGCTGCCCAAAGACCCCATGATCGAGGACGGCGAGTGGGGGCTCCGGTCCTATGCCGACGCGTCGGATAGCACCTCGTGGGGCGGGCAGGATGTGTATGATGTGTATTCCAAAAGCGGG
Encoded proteins:
- a CDS encoding SPOR domain-containing protein — protein: MMNSFRLNLLVVKSAGAPAFRTAAAIGASKPFCKLTPVKQPVAFALRMLLLLAVLTALCGCSATTSLMDEGKQSATAGDWDSAVRSYQQAYQENPNNPEIKLLLNRARGEASRYHKARGEVLLENRRFNEAIGEFQISISMNPANIRAGELLLKARNLKEADHYFTKAETMVKVEKYDQARELFQKALELNPDSQDAREALSYFEKKEAFPPKFNLKLKSRAPISLKFKNSPILNVFEVLTKLSGINFIFDKDLQDNRVTLFMTDVSFDHFLEVLLKTSNLAAKVVDEKTMMVYAKTPAKGKEYQDLQIRTFYLSTLEAPKVVEMLSKIFKSDDISANEQLNTVVVRGPKEVIELSGKIIEANDRAPAEVLLNIEILEVSRTKEKQLGLDFNPYSLTLGVGESAPNISSDSTFANLASLGALGDITSNELLLAVPTVTLNFLKQDTDTRILAKPQLRVRNRETSSILIGSRVPLRTNRRVDTTGVVTNDFQYFDIGVKVNAEPTINLHGEISLKLTLELSALGPNIGTADDPQYEILTRTVNTVMTVRDGEPVIVGGLIQEDERTTVRKLPFLGEVAAMGSIFSNTESRANETDVLFTFTPMLARAQEVPGTDVQAFWSGSEQDYSLREPYSSYLDRKQQYREKPEKGLLEHLNRRGREASAGDLPGGLNAPGSALPSPGGPPLTTSRAPRETLVWPVSLPYSIEVNAFSREEEAQRRLQEIAGQTGFESFTLVTRASDEEPIYRVFVGKFKDHESARHAGEELKKSPLFAEDIHVVARSEALAD
- a CDS encoding type II secretion system GspH family protein; this translates as MALRLFRSDAGVTLIELVVTLTILSVLAMGIMPLSVISAKRAKELELKRNLRTIRMALDAYKERVDNGEIPKEAFSSGYPKNLEILVEGVEIQGPVPYKVKFLRRLPKDPMIEDGEWGLRSYADASDSTSWGGQDVYDVYSKSGKKALDGTNYKDW